A genomic stretch from Fibrobacter sp. includes:
- a CDS encoding DNA cytosine methyltransferase, with protein sequence MAGKKTVVAEQQCIKEFHLFAGIGGGIYGGELLGHQCCAGVEINEFCQQVLKQRQKDGWMDEFEIYGDLRALNGADFKNQFDVLCGGFPCQAFSTAAHGKNIAEKNLWDEMFRFVKESEAPIVFGENVVLRAISKAKSDLESVGYKVKFCRLSCSDLGADHQRNRFWLLAVKDEKVFENIKNHITSLPKFKGVYWSKNPDDLGDDVSVVNRREQLKGVGNAQSPFVAASAFRILVNRHIEDGEYTEVVSDDEIAKVFEIQKTWIKQTFGEELGLVHTPTTMANYSAPSMMKHQGCRNFKKVFERPAPKNAEYLMGFPLGASSPEAQKKNNFKKWGV encoded by the coding sequence ATGGCTGGAAAGAAGACTGTAGTTGCTGAACAGCAATGTATCAAAGAATTTCATTTGTTTGCGGGGATTGGCGGTGGAATTTATGGTGGAGAACTTCTTGGACATCAATGTTGTGCCGGAGTTGAAATCAATGAATTTTGTCAGCAGGTTTTGAAACAGCGCCAAAAAGATGGCTGGATGGATGAATTTGAAATCTATGGGGATCTTCGTGCTTTGAATGGCGCTGATTTTAAAAATCAGTTTGATGTATTGTGTGGAGGATTTCCTTGCCAAGCTTTCAGCACTGCAGCTCATGGTAAAAACATTGCAGAGAAAAATCTTTGGGATGAGATGTTTAGGTTTGTAAAAGAGTCTGAGGCTCCGATTGTCTTTGGTGAAAATGTTGTATTGCGCGCCATAAGCAAGGCTAAGTCGGATTTAGAATCTGTTGGTTATAAGGTTAAATTCTGTAGATTGAGCTGCTCTGATTTAGGAGCAGATCATCAAAGAAATCGTTTTTGGCTTTTAGCTGTGAAAGACGAAAAAGTATTTGAAAACATAAAAAATCATATCACGTCATTGCCGAAATTTAAGGGTGTATACTGGAGCAAAAATCCCGATGATCTTGGCGACGATGTTTCTGTTGTTAATCGTCGAGAACAATTGAAGGGTGTTGGTAACGCGCAATCTCCTTTTGTTGCTGCGTCTGCATTTAGAATTCTTGTGAATCGTCATATTGAAGACGGTGAATACACAGAAGTCGTTTCTGATGATGAAATTGCAAAGGTATTTGAAATTCAAAAAACATGGATTAAGCAAACCTTTGGTGAAGAACTGGGATTGGTTCATACTCCCACAACGATGGCGAATTATTCTGCGCCTTCTATGATGAAGCATCAAGGGTGCCGTAACTTCAAAAAAGTGTTTGAACGCCCTGCTCCTAAAAATGCAGAATACCTCATGGGTTTCCCACTTGGTGCAAGTTCTCCGGAAGCACAGAAGAAGAACAACTTTAAGAAGTGGGGTGTGTGA
- a CDS encoding glycoside hydrolase family 5 protein codes for MDDPNVAYTFHYYANTHAADKEGKNVEEAMKAGYSVFITEWGTGNADGKGTPGVAANNKWQTWVDEVRY; via the coding sequence ATTGACGATCCCAATGTTGCCTACACTTTCCATTATTACGCCAATACCCATGCTGCCGATAAGGAAGGCAAGAATGTGGAAGAAGCTATGAAGGCCGGCTACTCTGTATTTATTACGGAATGGGGAACTGGCAACGCAGATGGCAAGGGCACTCCCGGTGTTGCCGCCAATAATAAATGGCAGACTTGGGTTGACGAAGTGCGCTACTAA
- a CDS encoding LlaJI family restriction endonuclease, translating into MPRLNDYCTCEAKLHNDEFVGIRNNGCLQICFPLGYFKNDVAIANINEDELRQEVMHLFDVLSDSELTDAHENSSIIGKDSDSKLSDFPMRAYVNLLRNFIEYGYYSEQEIVFKQGGNGKVDWNRTIRTLRLDVVDENVVYLNPVTRHTNNNERELVSLIHKYCVWDASKRIGFIFGIDIQEPPSLDFDYEMFSSVLMGKVSRTFNDRSLELFHDMVRIVEYLGKNVSEENVVPDEFYFGVNTFAPVWEAMIERIFGTERREDYYPKCGWVIDGVNKAEVEMRPDTIMQVDDSIFVLDSKFYTYGVDGGTLPQSESITKQLAYAEFAEQNTQKTTYNAFIMPYNAEGVDSSLPFKMKYLGYAYSDWKKCDAANCVARPYHKIHGVLLDVKSVMQNYNKNTIGQTELAILLLSQ; encoded by the coding sequence ATGCCTAGACTGAATGACTATTGTACTTGCGAAGCAAAGCTGCATAACGATGAGTTCGTTGGCATTCGTAATAACGGATGTTTGCAGATATGTTTTCCGCTGGGCTACTTCAAGAATGATGTAGCGATTGCTAATATCAATGAAGATGAGCTCCGTCAAGAAGTGATGCATTTGTTTGATGTACTTTCCGATTCGGAACTAACGGATGCGCATGAAAATTCAAGTATTATTGGCAAAGATTCTGACTCCAAGTTATCGGATTTTCCAATGCGCGCCTACGTTAACCTGCTTAGAAATTTTATTGAGTATGGTTACTATTCTGAACAGGAGATTGTATTCAAACAAGGTGGCAATGGTAAGGTTGACTGGAATCGAACTATAAGGACTTTGCGTCTGGATGTTGTTGATGAAAACGTTGTCTACTTGAACCCTGTTACCCGTCATACGAATAATAATGAGCGCGAGCTAGTTTCTCTCATCCATAAGTACTGCGTTTGGGATGCGTCAAAAAGAATCGGATTCATTTTCGGCATTGATATTCAGGAACCTCCATCACTTGATTTTGATTACGAGATGTTTTCTTCAGTACTTATGGGGAAGGTCTCAAGGACATTTAATGACCGCTCCTTGGAATTGTTTCATGATATGGTTCGCATTGTTGAATATCTTGGAAAGAATGTATCCGAAGAGAATGTTGTTCCGGATGAATTCTATTTCGGGGTGAATACTTTCGCTCCTGTTTGGGAGGCAATGATTGAACGCATCTTTGGAACGGAGCGTAGAGAGGATTATTATCCGAAATGTGGCTGGGTAATTGATGGTGTAAATAAAGCTGAAGTTGAAATGCGTCCTGATACGATCATGCAGGTGGATGATTCAATTTTTGTTTTGGATTCCAAGTTCTATACGTACGGTGTTGATGGTGGAACGCTGCCGCAGTCTGAATCCATAACGAAGCAGCTGGCTTATGCTGAATTTGCCGAACAGAATACGCAAAAGACTACTTACAATGCTTTCATTATGCCGTATAATGCAGAAGGTGTAGATTCTTCACTTCCATTTAAAATGAAGTATCTAGGTTACGCCTATAGTGATTGGAAAAAATGTGATGCTGCAAATTGTGTTGCTAGACCATATCACAAAATTCATGGTGTTTTGCTTGACGTAAAATCTGTAATGCAGAATTACAATAAGAATACAATCGGCCAGACAGAATTGGCGATTTTATTGTTGTCGCAATAA
- a CDS encoding AAA family ATPase has product MDSRYYVENFLQKNGFSEAKADETIIGTSKVLDSSQYIAASRNRLNSGILRNECVVLLNPISNEDHLNDAIFSGISKLRDDQYVLVQQYPEESLWNVYQGFNFNGMMKLIQKKISLEMFLVKRHLANQNKNIPSKAAEEKKQEMQLHSQIIYYGVPGCGKSNTIKEQLKNVPDFNKISVVFHPDYTNAEFIGQIKPKLKNHSVSYEFTPGPFAKILRRAYLNPNQNFYLVIDEINRGQASAILGEVFQLCDRIKPNDDKDEFGYGAGWSVYGIDHDDMNDYIRSISSYLKENHDGCETPVEYTPEDGRGEVSAYKSIDINWPGFGETGKLHFSEITPIRLPPNLSILATMNTSDQNVFTLDNAFQRRFDMELVRNEFAKDDAGNFKTEAVCIQHDAKIAGTETSWSEFWEWANRKMTILLKGLSSTEDKRLGVWFVCNVNGEISEKIFAEKVLKYLWDDAFKFKRPQIFIDGCDTLENLISKFHEVKFGVFKNFGN; this is encoded by the coding sequence ATGGATTCTAGATATTATGTAGAGAACTTTCTACAAAAGAATGGTTTTAGCGAAGCTAAGGCTGATGAAACAATTATTGGAACATCAAAGGTTTTGGATTCGTCTCAGTATATTGCTGCTAGTCGAAACCGCCTAAATAGTGGAATTTTAAGAAATGAGTGTGTAGTTCTTTTAAATCCAATTAGTAATGAAGATCATCTAAATGACGCTATTTTTAGTGGCATTTCAAAGTTACGAGATGATCAATATGTTTTGGTTCAACAATACCCGGAAGAGTCTTTGTGGAATGTTTATCAGGGATTTAATTTTAATGGGATGATGAAGCTAATTCAAAAGAAAATTTCTCTTGAAATGTTTCTAGTTAAAAGACATCTTGCTAATCAAAATAAAAACATCCCCTCTAAAGCTGCTGAAGAAAAAAAACAGGAAATGCAATTGCATTCCCAAATCATCTATTACGGAGTTCCAGGATGCGGGAAAAGTAATACAATCAAAGAACAATTGAAGAATGTTCCTGACTTCAACAAAATTTCAGTTGTCTTTCACCCTGATTATACGAATGCGGAATTTATCGGACAGATTAAACCGAAGTTAAAAAATCACAGTGTAAGCTACGAATTTACACCGGGTCCATTTGCGAAAATTCTACGACGCGCATACCTGAATCCAAATCAAAATTTCTACCTCGTAATTGATGAAATCAACCGAGGTCAGGCATCAGCGATCTTAGGCGAAGTTTTCCAACTGTGCGATCGAATAAAACCAAATGATGATAAGGACGAATTTGGTTATGGAGCTGGCTGGAGTGTTTATGGTATTGATCATGATGATATGAATGACTACATACGAAGTATTAGTAGCTATCTAAAAGAAAATCATGATGGTTGTGAAACTCCTGTTGAGTATACTCCTGAGGATGGAAGAGGCGAGGTCTCGGCTTATAAATCGATAGATATCAACTGGCCTGGTTTTGGTGAAACTGGAAAATTACATTTTTCGGAAATTACCCCGATTCGTCTTCCGCCTAACCTCTCCATCCTTGCGACCATGAATACTTCGGATCAGAATGTGTTCACCTTGGATAATGCTTTCCAGCGCCGCTTTGATATGGAATTAGTTCGCAATGAATTTGCAAAGGACGACGCAGGTAATTTTAAGACGGAAGCTGTTTGTATTCAACACGATGCAAAGATTGCTGGTACAGAAACTTCCTGGAGCGAATTCTGGGAATGGGCAAATCGCAAAATGACGATCCTTCTCAAGGGACTTTCTAGTACCGAAGACAAGCGGCTTGGCGTGTGGTTCGTGTGTAACGTAAATGGTGAAATTTCTGAAAAGATTTTTGCCGAAAAAGTTCTGAAGTACTTGTGGGATGATGCCTTCAAGTTCAAACGCCCTCAGATTTTTATTGACGGCTGCGACACGCTTGAAAATTTGATTTCCAAATTCCATGAAGTAAAGTTTGGCGTGTTCAAAAATTTTGGGAATTAA
- a CDS encoding phosphomannomutase, with product MSVAMQDVMKQSGVAFGTSGARGLVSAMTDRVCYVYARSFIKYCEVSYKCEKEIAIAGDLRPSTGRILQALVKAGQDAGWKVTYCGRIPSPAIALYGLDKHLPTIMVTGSHIPADRNGIKFNHPNGEITKADEQGIVSQSVDFDESMFGADGMLVAAPELPAVETEAEENYCKRYPAFFGEKALQGLTIGVYQHSAVGRDIVVRVLESLGACVKPFGRSDVFVPVDTEAIRPEDEELAREFTHKDYVDAVFSTDGDSDRPLLADDVGMWLRGDVLGILASQALGIKRIATPVSCNTSLEKCNSFEKICRTRIGSPYVIAGMESLVDAGSADCSVAGYEANGGFLLQTDLTRVAYDGVARTLKALPTRDALLPMIAVMVMVREQKMCVVDLLRKLPKRFTVSDRLKEFPTEISKAKLAEIREQKLGEKLFGKFAAKPSKFKPKDGPAPIFHGKMVGLNEVDGYRMEFDSGDIVHLRPSGNAPEFRCYVETEGKERSAELLADCLKVMEGWRK from the coding sequence ATGTCCGTTGCAATGCAAGATGTAATGAAACAGTCCGGCGTAGCTTTCGGTACCAGCGGTGCCCGCGGTCTCGTAAGTGCCATGACTGATCGCGTGTGCTACGTTTACGCACGTTCCTTTATCAAGTACTGCGAAGTTTCCTACAAGTGCGAAAAGGAAATTGCTATTGCTGGCGACCTTCGCCCTAGTACTGGTCGCATTTTGCAGGCTCTGGTGAAGGCTGGTCAGGATGCTGGCTGGAAGGTTACTTACTGCGGACGTATTCCTTCTCCGGCAATTGCCCTTTATGGCTTGGATAAGCATTTGCCTACCATCATGGTGACCGGTTCTCATATTCCGGCTGACCGTAATGGCATCAAGTTCAATCACCCGAACGGTGAAATTACCAAGGCTGACGAACAGGGCATCGTTTCCCAGTCTGTGGATTTCGATGAATCTATGTTCGGTGCCGACGGCATGCTCGTCGCTGCTCCTGAACTTCCCGCTGTTGAAACCGAGGCTGAAGAAAACTACTGCAAGCGCTATCCCGCATTCTTTGGTGAAAAGGCTCTCCAGGGTCTTACCATCGGTGTGTATCAGCACTCTGCCGTAGGTCGCGACATTGTTGTCCGTGTTCTTGAAAGTCTTGGCGCCTGCGTAAAGCCCTTTGGCCGCAGCGACGTTTTTGTTCCGGTGGATACCGAAGCTATCCGCCCCGAAGATGAAGAACTGGCTCGCGAATTTACCCACAAGGATTATGTGGACGCTGTGTTTAGTACCGATGGCGACTCCGACCGTCCGCTTTTGGCTGACGACGTGGGCATGTGGCTTCGCGGTGATGTGCTGGGCATTCTCGCTTCCCAGGCTCTCGGCATCAAGCGCATTGCTACTCCGGTGAGCTGCAATACCTCTCTTGAAAAGTGCAACAGCTTCGAAAAGATTTGCCGCACCCGCATCGGTTCACCTTATGTAATCGCCGGCATGGAAAGCTTGGTTGATGCTGGTTCCGCAGATTGTTCCGTCGCCGGTTACGAAGCTAACGGTGGTTTCTTGCTGCAGACGGACTTGACTCGCGTCGCTTACGATGGTGTGGCTCGTACCTTGAAGGCCTTGCCTACCCGTGATGCTTTGCTCCCCATGATTGCCGTGATGGTCATGGTCCGTGAACAGAAGATGTGCGTTGTGGATTTGCTCCGCAAGTTGCCCAAGCGCTTTACTGTGAGCGACCGTCTCAAGGAATTCCCCACCGAAATTTCCAAGGCAAAGCTTGCTGAAATCCGCGAACAGAAACTTGGTGAAAAGTTGTTCGGCAAGTTTGCTGCAAAGCCTAGCAAGTTCAAGCCCAAGGATGGTCCTGCTCCCATTTTCCACGGAAAGATGGTGGGCCTGAATGAAGTGGACGGCTACCGCATGGAATTTGATTCCGGCGATATCGTTCACCTGCGCCCCAGTGGCAATGCTCCGGAATTCCGCTGCTACGTGGAAACCGAAGGCAAGGAACGTTCCGCAGAATTGCTGGCTGACTGCCTCAAGGTCATGGAAGGTTGGCGTAAATAG
- a CDS encoding sigma-54 dependent transcriptional regulator: MIIKENMLKIAANSDISVLLQGESGCGKEVAARYIHGRSARSRGPFVAVNCGAIASNLAESILEGARKGAYTGANSEQVGVVRASSGGTLFLDEIGEMPMEQQCKLLRILQERSVMPLGATTNIPVDFRLICATNRNLRDEVAAGRFREDLYFRLNVFPIKLPALRDRSDFENIAQELWAEANMSPSNPLPGYRALPLSPAELYKLKIQRWPGNVRQLKNVLQRYALLKPYSASLQEILDEEFASPDSATARSAALESAALPRLYDPTRQYIPTRQNNTAPHREIILAELHKNNWNKSATALKLGISRGSLAYQIRKHGLELQTQGDVMVTSL, from the coding sequence ATGATAATCAAAGAGAACATGCTAAAAATTGCCGCAAATTCCGATATTTCCGTACTTTTGCAGGGAGAATCGGGCTGCGGAAAAGAGGTGGCGGCACGCTATATCCACGGCAGAAGCGCCAGGTCCAGGGGGCCTTTCGTGGCGGTGAACTGCGGTGCCATTGCATCCAACTTGGCGGAAAGTATTTTGGAGGGTGCGAGAAAAGGTGCCTATACGGGGGCGAACTCGGAGCAAGTTGGCGTGGTACGAGCATCCAGCGGAGGAACTTTGTTCCTTGATGAAATTGGGGAAATGCCTATGGAACAGCAGTGCAAACTTCTGCGAATTCTGCAGGAGCGTTCCGTAATGCCCTTAGGCGCAACAACGAATATTCCCGTGGACTTCAGGTTGATTTGCGCCACCAACCGCAATCTTCGTGATGAAGTGGCGGCCGGCCGCTTCCGTGAGGATCTCTACTTCAGGCTGAACGTGTTCCCCATAAAACTTCCCGCCTTAAGGGACCGCAGCGACTTCGAGAATATCGCCCAGGAACTTTGGGCGGAAGCCAACATGTCACCGTCCAATCCGTTACCCGGCTACAGGGCGCTCCCGCTCTCCCCCGCGGAACTGTACAAACTTAAAATCCAGCGCTGGCCCGGCAATGTTCGGCAATTGAAGAACGTGCTGCAGCGTTATGCTCTGCTCAAGCCCTACAGCGCATCCCTTCAGGAAATTCTAGACGAGGAATTCGCGAGTCCAGATTCTGCAACCGCAAGATCTGCAGCACTGGAAAGCGCTGCCCTGCCGCGGCTGTACGACCCCACAAGGCAATACATTCCCACGCGTCAAAACAACACCGCTCCGCACCGAGAAATTATCCTGGCGGAACTTCACAAAAATAACTGGAATAAAAGTGCCACCGCCCTAAAGCTCGGAATCAGCCGCGGCAGCCTCGCCTATCAAATCCGCAAGCACGGACTAGAACTTCAGACCCAAGGAGATGTAATGGTCACCAGCCTGTAA
- a CDS encoding patatin family protein produces the protein MFKFFVKDVALVLEGGGMRGAYSAGVLDALYDEGIKFGGYAGTSAGATHLCNYLSEQRDRNFRLDTIYSQDKRYMSLGNWLRTGNYFDLKFCYHTVPEKLDPFDYETFARNAAETPFYAAASNVETGGSEHFIVHDLRTDMDAIRSSSSLPLMSSIVHYQGKKMMDGNVADSIPFEFMDSIGYKKQVVITARHKGYKKEANSLLPIYKLVYRKYPKFVEAVGDRHIRYNKCLATLADWEKQGKSFVFRPSVNMKIGRVEKDAAKITALYALGFKDARENMDALKKFLGI, from the coding sequence ATGTTCAAGTTTTTTGTAAAAGATGTAGCTCTGGTTCTTGAAGGCGGCGGAATGCGCGGAGCCTATTCTGCAGGCGTTCTTGACGCCCTTTACGATGAAGGCATAAAGTTTGGCGGTTATGCCGGAACTTCTGCAGGAGCAACGCATCTCTGCAATTACCTTTCTGAACAACGTGATAGGAATTTCCGTCTGGATACCATCTATTCCCAGGACAAACGCTACATGAGTCTTGGTAACTGGCTACGCACCGGAAACTATTTCGACCTGAAATTCTGCTACCATACCGTTCCCGAAAAACTCGATCCATTCGATTACGAGACCTTCGCAAGGAACGCTGCAGAAACCCCTTTCTACGCCGCAGCAAGCAATGTGGAAACCGGAGGATCGGAACATTTTATCGTCCACGATTTACGCACCGACATGGATGCCATCCGCAGTTCATCTTCGCTACCGCTCATGAGCAGCATCGTCCATTACCAAGGCAAAAAAATGATGGACGGTAACGTTGCCGATAGCATCCCCTTTGAATTCATGGACAGCATCGGGTACAAAAAGCAAGTCGTCATCACCGCCCGTCACAAAGGCTATAAGAAAGAAGCTAATTCCCTGTTGCCGATTTACAAGCTGGTATACCGCAAGTATCCCAAGTTCGTAGAAGCCGTTGGTGACCGCCACATTCGTTACAACAAGTGCCTCGCCACCCTCGCCGACTGGGAAAAGCAGGGAAAATCATTCGTATTCCGCCCCAGCGTGAATATGAAAATCGGCCGCGTCGAAAAGGACGCCGCAAAGATTACCGCCCTCTACGCCTTAGGCTTCAAGGACGCCCGCGAAAACATGGACGCCCTCAAGAAATTCCTGGGCATCTAA
- a CDS encoding transcriptional repressor, with protein MRATAEFLSQHGIRPSIQRTTVLHYLRGVKTHPTVDEIYQALLPDNPSLSRTTVYNTLELLSDNGLVLTLDFGEGFLRYDADCSPHCHFICDGCRKVFDIMDAPPECGSMLPRGFRLKGVQLKLFGTCATCSKKA; from the coding sequence ATGAGAGCTACCGCAGAATTCTTATCGCAGCATGGAATTCGCCCTTCCATCCAGAGGACGACTGTGCTCCACTATCTGCGTGGCGTAAAGACCCACCCTACGGTGGACGAAATTTACCAGGCCCTGCTGCCTGATAATCCGTCCCTTTCCAGGACCACGGTCTATAACACGCTAGAGCTTCTCAGTGATAACGGCCTTGTGCTGACCTTGGATTTTGGCGAAGGTTTCCTGCGCTATGATGCCGACTGCTCTCCTCACTGCCATTTCATTTGCGATGGCTGCAGGAAGGTTTTTGACATCATGGATGCACCTCCCGAATGCGGCTCCATGCTCCCTAGAGGTTTTAGGCTGAAGGGTGTGCAGTTGAAGCTTTTTGGAACTTGTGCAACTTGCAGCAAGAAAGCTTAG
- a CDS encoding aspartate kinase codes for MSRIVCKFGGSSVADAGQFRKIKNIVSSDAKRKVVVVSAPGKRNPKETKLTDLLYSTYDLASKHLDFSEPWNLIRNRYLEICSDLGIEPKVAEDLDILEKQLRDDVESITTDYLVSRGEYLSARVMSVYLGAEFVDTFPIITFDEKYRILPSSYETIAKALSDENKLYVLPGFYGSNTRGELKTFSRGGSDITGAILANAIDAETYENWTDVSGMLMADPRIVENPLPIEYVSYREIRELAYSGASVLHDESIAPCRAKKIPINIRNTNRPEDAGTIIGPTPESTKLPITGVAGRKGFSMIYIEKSMMNKEVGFGRRVLAVLEGEGLSYELCPSAIDSMSIVVDTKKLEAVEHVVMEDITQQMHPDRIKIFKGISLIATVGHGMTNKIGVAAKLFTALAENSVNVRIIDQGSSQINIITGVDEDDMNKAIKAIYDAFTK; via the coding sequence ATGTCTAGAATCGTATGTAAGTTCGGCGGCAGCTCTGTTGCCGACGCTGGTCAGTTCCGTAAAATCAAGAACATCGTTTCCTCCGATGCAAAGCGCAAGGTGGTTGTGGTCTCTGCTCCGGGCAAGCGCAATCCCAAGGAAACCAAGCTGACCGACCTCCTCTACAGCACCTATGATCTGGCTTCCAAGCACCTGGATTTCTCCGAACCCTGGAACTTGATCCGTAACCGCTATCTCGAAATTTGCTCCGACCTGGGTATCGAACCCAAGGTTGCCGAAGACCTGGACATCCTGGAAAAGCAGCTCCGCGACGACGTTGAATCCATCACCACCGATTACCTGGTGAGCCGCGGTGAATACCTGAGCGCTCGCGTCATGTCCGTGTACCTGGGTGCCGAATTCGTGGATACTTTCCCCATCATCACCTTCGATGAAAAGTACCGCATTCTGCCTTCCAGCTACGAAACCATCGCCAAGGCCCTTTCCGACGAGAACAAGCTCTATGTTCTTCCGGGCTTCTACGGTTCCAACACCCGTGGCGAACTGAAGACCTTCAGCCGCGGCGGCTCCGACATTACCGGCGCAATTCTCGCCAACGCAATCGACGCCGAAACCTACGAAAACTGGACCGACGTTTCCGGCATGCTGATGGCTGACCCCCGCATCGTCGAAAATCCGCTGCCCATCGAATACGTGTCCTACCGCGAAATCCGCGAACTGGCCTACTCCGGTGCAAGCGTCCTTCACGACGAATCCATCGCTCCTTGCCGCGCCAAGAAGATTCCTATCAATATCCGCAACACCAACCGCCCCGAAGACGCCGGCACCATCATTGGCCCCACTCCGGAATCCACCAAGCTTCCCATCACCGGCGTTGCCGGCCGTAAGGGCTTCTCCATGATCTACATCGAAAAGTCCATGATGAACAAGGAAGTTGGTTTCGGCCGCCGCGTGCTGGCCGTTCTCGAAGGCGAAGGCCTTTCCTACGAACTGTGCCCCAGCGCCATCGACTCCATGAGCATCGTTGTGGATACCAAGAAGCTGGAAGCCGTTGAGCACGTGGTCATGGAAGACATCACTCAGCAGATGCATCCGGACCGCATCAAGATCTTCAAGGGCATCAGCCTTATCGCTACCGTTGGCCATGGCATGACCAACAAGATCGGTGTTGCAGCAAAGCTCTTCACCGCCCTTGCAGAAAACAGCGTCAACGTCCGAATCATCGACCAGGGTTCTTCCCAGATCAACATCATCACCGGTGTGGATGAAGACGACATGAACAAGGCCATCAAGGCCATCTACGACGCATTCACTAAGTAA
- the rsmA gene encoding 16S rRNA (adenine(1518)-N(6)/adenine(1519)-N(6))-dimethyltransferase RsmA, with product MDRARRRKFGQNFLDVPTAIAIAGDLPANEGEAVLEIGPGHGALTEHLLNRGVDLTAVEIDEQCVEVLNGKFGDRKNFHITNIDFLKFDLEGFLNSHEKPWVTGNLPYNVSTAIIAGLMPRLHLTKGFMGMVQLEVAERICAAPCSSNYGSLSVLVSAFANTQILRKIGPEHFTPKPNVDSATMLLTPRTNALVAPEGFFDFVRAAFTQKRKTLSNSFGKAYDKKKIQEAIEVLGYPATVRAEELSPEQFLEFYNVIVK from the coding sequence ATGGATAGAGCTCGTCGTCGTAAATTTGGCCAAAACTTTCTGGATGTCCCCACCGCCATCGCAATCGCAGGTGATCTGCCCGCAAACGAGGGCGAAGCCGTTCTGGAAATCGGTCCGGGCCACGGCGCCCTTACGGAACATTTGCTGAACCGCGGCGTCGACCTCACTGCTGTAGAAATTGACGAGCAATGCGTCGAAGTGCTCAATGGGAAATTCGGCGACCGCAAGAATTTCCATATTACCAACATCGACTTCCTGAAATTTGACTTGGAAGGCTTCCTGAACTCCCACGAAAAACCCTGGGTCACCGGCAACCTTCCCTACAACGTTTCCACTGCAATTATCGCAGGGCTCATGCCCCGTCTCCATTTGACCAAGGGCTTCATGGGCATGGTTCAGTTGGAAGTTGCAGAACGCATTTGCGCAGCCCCCTGCAGCAGCAATTACGGCAGCCTCTCCGTTCTGGTTTCCGCCTTTGCGAACACCCAGATCCTCCGCAAGATCGGTCCGGAACATTTCACTCCGAAGCCCAACGTAGACAGCGCCACCATGCTGCTCACCCCCCGCACAAACGCCCTGGTCGCACCCGAAGGTTTCTTCGATTTTGTCCGCGCCGCATTCACACAAAAGCGCAAGACCCTTTCCAACTCTTTTGGAAAGGCCTACGATAAAAAGAAAATCCAGGAAGCCATAGAGGTCCTGGGTTATCCCGCCACTGTCCGCGCTGAAGAACTCAGCCCTGAACAGTTCCTTGAATTCTACAACGTGATTGTCAAATAG
- a CDS encoding NADH peroxidase translates to MKVWKCKVCGYIHMGEEAPEVCPLCKAKKAAFVCEGESAPAAAAAGAKAVKTVFADEHKVGIAQGLDPEVVQGLRENFNGECCEVGMYLAMSRQADREGYPEVAEAYKRIAFEEAEHAAKFAELLGEVVHADTKLNLQLRVAAEAGATEGKLALAKRAKELNYDAIHDTVHEMCKDEARHGGAFEGLLNRYFNK, encoded by the coding sequence ATGAAGGTTTGGAAGTGCAAGGTTTGCGGTTACATCCACATGGGCGAAGAAGCTCCGGAAGTTTGCCCTCTCTGCAAGGCTAAGAAGGCTGCATTTGTTTGCGAAGGTGAATCTGCTCCCGCTGCAGCTGCTGCCGGTGCAAAGGCTGTTAAGACCGTCTTCGCCGACGAACACAAGGTGGGCATTGCCCAGGGCCTCGATCCGGAAGTGGTCCAGGGCCTCCGCGAAAACTTCAACGGTGAATGCTGCGAAGTGGGTATGTACCTTGCCATGAGCCGTCAGGCCGACCGCGAAGGCTACCCGGAAGTTGCCGAAGCCTACAAGCGCATCGCTTTCGAAGAAGCTGAACATGCCGCAAAGTTTGCTGAACTCCTGGGTGAAGTGGTCCATGCCGACACCAAGCTGAACCTCCAGCTCCGCGTGGCAGCCGAAGCTGGCGCTACCGAAGGCAAGCTTGCTCTTGCTAAGCGCGCCAAGGAACTGAACTACGACGCTATCCACGACACCGTCCACGAAATGTGCAAGGATGAAGCCCGTCACGGTGGCGCCTTCGAAGGCCTCCTGAACCGTTACTTCAACAAGTAA